GCATATGCTAGAGTTGAAATGCTAGAGTTGACTGCTAGATGCTCGAGTTGACTGCTAGATGCTCGAGTTGACTGCTAGATGCTCGAGCTGACTGCTAGATGCTAGAGTTGACTACTAGATGCTAGAATTGACTACTAGATGCTAGAGTTGATTGCTAGATGCTAGAGTTGAAATGCTAGAGTTGACTGCTAGATGCTAGAGTTGAAATGCTAGAGTTGACTGCTAGATGCTAGAGTTGACTGCTAGATGCTCGAGTGGACTGCTAGATGCTCGAGCTGACTGCTAGATGCTCGAGTTGACTGCTAGATGCTCGAGTTGACTGCTAGATGCTAGAGTTGACTACTAGATGCTAGAATTGACTACTAGATGCTAGAGTTGATTGCTAGATGCTAGAGTTGAAATGCTAGAGTTGACTGCTAGATGCTAGAGTTTAAATTCTAGAGTTGACTGCTAGATGCTAGAGttgactgctgtgtgtgtgtgtgttaaaaactccaaccacccaagccatagaccgttctctctgcaCGACAAGAGGTAccagtgcatcaagtctgacaccaacaggctcctgaacagcttctatccccaagccataatactgctTAATAGCTAACAAAATGACTACATGGACAATCTGAGGTGACCTTTGCATTTTATTCTTATTTCTGCACTTCCTCAATGAacactcacaggaccctacacactatgcacactgatactccaacacacacacacacacacacacacacacacacacacacacacacacacacacacacacacacacacacacacacacacacacacacacacacacacacacacacacacacccagcaccAACCCTGCCCTGCCAGGCCCCAGCACCAACCCTGCCCTGCCAGGCCCCAGCAACATTCCAGTCCTGCCAGGCCCCAGCACTATTCCAGCCCTACCAGGCCCCAGCACCAACCCTGCCCTGCCAGGCCCCAGCACCAACCCTGCCCTGCCAGGCCCCAGCACCAAACCTGCCCTGCCAGGCCCCAGCACTATTCCAGCCCTACCAGGCCCCAGCAACATTCCAGTCCTGCCAGGCCCCAGCACTATTCCAGCCCTACCAGGCCCCAGCACCAACCCTGCCCTGCCAGGCCCCAGCACCAACCCTGCCCTGCCAGGCCCCAGCAACATTCCAGTCCTGCCAGGCCCCAGCACTATTCCAGCCCTACCAGGCCCCAGCACCAACCACCAGGCCCCAGCACCATTTCAGTCCTGCCAGGCCGCAGCACAAACCTGCCAGGCCTCAGCACCATTCCAGCCCTGCCTAGCATGAGCTCAGACACAGACCTGCCCAGTTCTTATGCTAGCACCAGCTCACCCTTGCCCAACAATGCCATTGCTGACAGCACACTACCAACTCCAGAGGACATCCGGCCAAATCCAAAAGCTGGCCCCCGAAAACCAGCTTGCAAAGGAAGAAAACGGCGCCAAACAATTCTGACACACCAGTGAAGCAGGCACTAGAAAGGGAAAAGAATAAGGCACAATTTAGCAAAAAGCTGTTTCCAAAGAAAGGGAAGCAAGGGGGGAGTCAAAGTCTGGATCTGCAAAGAACAAGAAGGCAGCTAAAAAAAGAGAAATGGTAGAAGAGTCATCATCAGATGAAGAGGATTGCTTCTGCCTCGTCTGTGTGAAGCCATTTTCAAATCCTTCCAAAGGAGACTTGAGTGAAGTGTGTGAGAGGCAACAAATGGGCCCATGATGCTTGCACCTCAGGCCAGGCAATTTATGTGTGCCAGCACTGTGACTCTGAAGATGAGTCTGATTAGTCAGATACGGATGTGTGTCGTATAGGCTGTTACAAAACTGTGTGTTAGTGCATTAGTGTGTTTAAACACCACATCTGTTTTGTtaagactttaaacatttaagcaAGTTATCTgcagcattacatttacattccgATTCCAACAATAACCGTGGATCTATGTGCACGCCAGAGAATGTTCGATTTCAAAGTTCATAGTAAAGTGGCCGTGCCACTTAATTAACGTGTGCTCTGCCAGATATTATTGTTTTGATTGAAAGGCATGATTTGCCAGATTCTCTAGGCATGATTGTTTTTATTTTGAGTTCTTTGATGAAGTTGAATTTGGTTTTGAATTTGAAATTAAAATCAATATTCACAATTAATGATTTGTGTTCTTATTTCTTGATAATCCAATGTGACAACTTACCCGACGTCCAGTAGTGTGAAAATGTATCCACTGATGGGGCAAATTGTCACAAGTGCACTCTCTCTATTTAACGGTCTACAACTCCGGTACTGAAATAAGATATGAAGATGTAATGAATACAACATATGTGCCCAGGACTTCCTTCTTTCATTTGGTATGACATTTATACCATTGTGATGTATTGTGCCCAGTAAATGTTAGACAGCGTGAAAAGTGTGACAACATACCTCACTCTCCcctactggaactgaccctgtatatcaaatcatcaaatcaaatcaaattgtatttgtcacatgcgccgaatacaacacctcacagtgaaatgcttactcacgagcccctaaccgacagtgcagtttcaaaaaatacggataagaataagagagaggggggggggggtgcaaatagGCTGGGtaaaagcctcttggacctagacttggcagtcCGGTACAAGCGGTagctgagagaacagtctatgactagtgtggctggagtctttgacaatttttagggccttcctctgacaccgcctggtatagaggtcctggatggcaggaagcttggccccagtgatgtactgggctgttcgcactaccctctgtagtgccttgcggtcggaggccgagcagttgccataccaggcagtgatgcaaccagtcaggatgctctcgatggtgcagctgtagaaccttttgaggatctgaggacccatgcccaatcttttcagtctcctgagggggaataggttttgtcgtttccgcttcacgactgtcatggtgtgcttggactatgttagtttgttggtgatgtggacaccagggaacttgaagctctcaacctgctccactgcagccccgttgatgagaatggggcctccttttcctgtagtccacaatcatctcctttgtcttgatcacgttgagggagaggttgttgtcctggcaccacacggctaggtctctgacctcctccctataagctgtatatagtatgcttacttacttaaTCGTGTACTTCTCATTTCTTAATTTGATATCTCCTGTGTTTTATACCTTGTTATTTTTACTTCTACATTGTTATCGATTACTGTAGTTTGGTTAGATCTTGCAAGAaagacatttcactgtacttgtgcatgtgacattaaaacttgaaatgtgtgtgtgtgtttgtgtgtgttaggcTAAATTGGGGTATACTATTACCGACAAACTACAAGCGTAACCTAACCACTAGCAGGCATGTTCATGCCttcagagagacattataaaCAATAAAATATATCAAGTTTCACATCAAAGCATTCTCAGTGAGCACTGCAGAAAGCTGCCTATTCAGCGTCAGAATGTCTGTTGACATTTATTCACAAATCCTCTTTCACTTAATAAATTAATTATGTTATTACGCTAAGTCAATGCCATTTATATTTTTTCTTGTCTTGACTTGGGTCACTGAGAAATAATACAGCGAAATGATTCTACAAAATCCCCAAAATTAATGCATCAACAAATTGGGGGCATGGTGGTCATCAAATCATAAAAAAACTAAAGCTCTTCTTATTCTCTACATATTCTTATTTTTGTTGATGAGATAGGCATTGTTATTTGATTGTAAAATAGTTGCCAGAAAACCGATCTTGATCAAAAGGAGTGGAGATGCCGGGGATTGAACCCGGGGCCTCATACATGCAAAGCAtgcgctctaccactgagctacatCCCCTACTGAGATCAACGTATAAATTCACCCTATACATACTGAGATATCAAATTTGGTCAAAAATAAAGTTGATAGTGTAGAAGTGTGAAACTACTTGCAACTTTCTGTTGTGCGGAACCTTTGTTCATTCCATGTCTTGCTGCTAAACACGATTATTACACTGTATCTGGCATGTACATCTCACGGCGCTCTGTTAAATGTAAATCTGCTACCAATGTAAATCTACTACCACCGTGCGGTACGTGGACGTATTTCCTCGGGTTCTCGGCTTCCGGTCTTTGAGGAAGCGTTAGCATAGTCGTCTAGTCTCTGGCATTAGATGCAACACCATGGCCGACAAAGCACAGATACAAGAGGCGATTAAAACACAAGGAGAAGTCGTGCGGAAACTAAAGGCAGAAAAAGCAAGCAAAGAACAGGTCAGTAATTCAACGCCTAGCACGACGATGTTCCAAAATGTTGTACGTACAGCGGGACTGGGATGGGATGAACAGACACGCGTGCTACATATGTTATGAACGAAGCTAGCGTTAGCTGGCTACTCATGCCAAAATACGGGCCTTGCCGGGTCACAGTCTGTTAACTGACTAGATTAATTATCTAGTCAGTTCAATTAGAAGTGGAATTTCATGGCTATTACAAAGTAAATCATGAATGCTATTTTTCTTCTGCACGTTAGTTAATAATAGTGCTTCAAATTATACAGCTAGTTATCAATCCAAACTGATGCAATCCCCTTAGGATAGTTGTCACTGTGCATGGGCTGGTCATTCATTGTGTAAATTCATGGTTCCTTTTAATGGCTGAATGTTGAGCTTCTCCGACCGTCTCTCCCCACCTTTAACTAACTACACAGGTGAGGATAGAGATGATCTATATGCGTTTTCATTTACTTGGTTGGTTTGATTCTTGGCTGTGATAGGTTGGTTTGATTGACCCCTGCCTCATGTTTTGTCCTCCATGTTGTGATGATGCGTCATGCCCGCCCGTCTCCCTAGTGATAGGGTTGCTCACCACTTTTCTCCTGTTCTTCCTGCTCGATGCCAACAACCCTGCTGGGGTCATACCTTCATCTCCGTCCGTCATCTACTTCCTCTACCTCACACGTCACCATTTGGAATCCAAACACTCCGACTGGATATTCCTGGATAACACTGCGTTTGGATTGGATAACCCTGCCGTCACCTGGCATTCACGGACTGTGGTTATTGGACAACATGGCTTGGTGGACTTTGCCATTGGACTGTATTGCTGCTCTGATGCGGCACTCCTGAACGGCCATTttggttgtttttgtttttcgTTTGATTTTGTTTTGCTTTCCCCTGCTGGGATGATTAACCTGGGTATGGCGTCCCTGCGTCTTTATGCGGGGTTGGTGGGCTGTCGGTCTGGATTTTGTGCCCGCTTTCTACGTACCCTCTCTGGGATGACTGTGTCTCAGGTAGGACCCTGACTCTGGAGGGTGGGATGGGGGAGGCTCTGTTCCAAGGTTCTGAGGAACATTGAACTGTGTTTGTGTCTTTCTTTCCTAGATTGATGAGGAAGTGGCCAAACTGCTAGAGCTGAAGGTTCAGCTTGGAGGAGATGAAGGCAGACACCAATTCACGCTCAAGACCGCAAAGGTAAATACTGCCACCATGGAGAGTGCACCTCACAGGCAGCGGGTGATCATGAAGAGAACTTGCTGCATAACATGTTTACTACTAGTCTTTTATTGAAAATCCAAATCAGCAGGTGATGTCTTGCTTatgcactctttctctccctccatctctctcagggAACCAGGGACTATAACCCTAAGCAGATGGCCATCAGAGAGAAAGTCTTCAACACCATCATCGGCTGTTTTAAACGCCACGGAGCCGAGAACATCGACACACCCGTCTTTGAGCTGAAGGTGTGTgggaggcacagacagacagagagagagagagagagacacactgttgACAATGAGTAGAACGTTGTAAACTAGCCGGTGGATTTGTAATAAATCTGGATTTTGTGCTTATTTGACCATTTGTAGGAAACGTTGACAGGAAAGTATGGTGAGGATTCTAAGCTCATCTACGACCTGAAGGACCAAGGAGGAGAGCTGCTGTCCCTTAGATACGATCTCACTGTATCCTTATATTAGTCCTGATGCGTACATTGCTAAGTGGGCTAGCCTGCAAGCTGGTCAGGTAATTCCCTATGTTTTTCATGGTCATGCCTCGAAAGCAAACCAACTGGTGGATTTGAACAAGGTTAGGAGCCAATCGGGTGTCTACTAGTCCTTGACCCCACCCCCTCCCAGGTGCCTTTCGCCCGTTACCTCGCCATGAACAAGGTCACCAACATCAAGCGCTACCACATTGCCAAGGTCTATCGCCGTGACAACCCCGCCATGACCCGCGGCCGCTACAGGGAGTTCTATCAGTGTGTAAGCGTCAGAGCGAACCCTGGTTCGACCGTTCATATCAGCCATAACACTGGAATCATTTTTGCTTTCTGCTACATCCAGATGTTTGTGGATACGCATGACCCATTTTCTTGCTAAGTGTGTGTTTCTCTGCCTCCCAGGATTTTGACATTGCAGGCCAGTACGACCCCATGATCCCAGACGCTGAGTGCCTGAAGATCGTCCACGAGATCCTGAGTGAGCTGGAGCTGGGTGACTTCCGCATCAAGGtaggtcagagacacacagcaccTGTGGTAAAACATCTTGTGACGCGATATGAGGCAAGGAATACATGGAAGGTCTGTATGTATGGCCAGACTCGTCCTAACTCCCCTCCCCGCCGTAATATCCTCTCTGTGCAGGTGAACGACAGACGTATTCTAGATGGGATGTTTGCAGTGTGTGGAGTTCCGGATGACAAGTTCCGCACCATCTGCTCCACAGTGGACAAACTGGACAAGGTAAACCCACTGCACCCAACCCTTATGTGGTTAAGGAAATGGAATGGTAAACATGAACAATGGTTTAATATGCAAACCAAGTAAATAAAGGATTTTTTCTCTCCACCTTTTCTATGCTGCTCCCTGCTTTTCTCTCCCACCTTTGTGTTCTGTCTTCACCCCACACCCCAGATGTCTTGGGAGGATGTGAGGAGTGAAATGGTGAAGGAGAAGGGTCTGTCTGAGGAAGCAGCCGATCAGATCGGACAGTATGTCAGCTTGCAGGGTGAggacaggtcacacacacacagactgaccttTGACCTTTCCCCTGGTCTGACCCTGTTTGTGATTGGTGTGTATTCCAGGGGGGATGGACCTAGCTGAGCGCCTGCTGCAGGATGCTAAGATGTCACAGAGCAAGCAGGCGTGTGCCGGCCTCACAGACATGAAGCAGCTCTTCAGCTACCTGCAGCTCTTCCAGGTTACAGACAAGGTGAGGGGTCAGAGGTGACAGGTTATCTGGTGACCAAGGTGATATGACAGGTAATGCGTCTATAGAAATCTGTCCATCAACAGCCTACTCCGTAGAGGCATTTAGTTCTCAATGAACAGTaattgttttttggggggtcaGGGGTTAGATAGATAATGTCATGATATGATCAGCTGAAATAAGTCTGAGGATGCAGTCCTTTTTTCCAAATCCCTCGCCTCGTGTTCCTTCCTACTGTCTCCTTTTaatctgtcctctccctcccttctctcttccccctctcccaggTGGTGTTTGACCTGAGTCTGGCCCGTGGGTTGGACTACTACACAGGTGTGATTTATGAGGCCATTCTGACCCAGACCGGCCCGGTCCCAGTGGCGGCAGCCCAGAACGGGGAGGGCGAGAAGGCTGAGGAAGGTGTGAGCGTGGGCAGCGTGGCGGGCGGTGGGCGCTACGATGGCCTGGTGGGCATGTTCGACCCCAAGGGCAGGAAGGTGCCGTGTGTGGGGGTCAGCATCGGCATCGAGAGGGTCTTCTCCATCATGGAGCAGAAGGCTGAGGTAAGGAAGGGGGACGGGGCATTGTCAACAGCCAGCTCTCCCCACAGGCTGGTCTGTTCATGAATGTGTCAGAGACAAACTCTGTGTGGCTGACTGGTATGTTGGGGTCTGGCTCCCCCAGGCATCGGCGGAGAAGGTGCGAACCACAGAGACTCAAGTCATGGTGGCCTCGGCACAGAAAAACCTTCTGGAGGAGAGACTCCGACTGACCGCTGAACTGTGGAACGCTGGgatcaaggtgtgtgtgtgtgtgtgtgtgtgtgtgtgttcgattTGAGATTGACACGGTGAGTCAGAGATGGTGCGTGTGTAGAGTTGATTTCCACTGGTGAAACGGCTGAGTGTGAGCTGTGGCTATTCATAAGAGGAACCTTTATATAACtgtgtgtgttgtcaggcagAGGTGATGTATAAGAAGAACCCCAAGCTGCTGAGCCAGCTGCAGCACTGTGAGGACTCTGGGATCCCCCT
This DNA window, taken from Oncorhynchus nerka isolate Pitt River unplaced genomic scaffold, Oner_Uvic_2.0 unplaced_scaffold_1141, whole genome shotgun sequence, encodes the following:
- the LOC115129450 gene encoding histidine--tRNA ligase isoform X2, translated to MADKAQIQEAIKTQGEVVRKLKAEKASKEQIDEEVAKLLELKVQLGGDEGRHQFTLKTAKGTRDYNPKQMAIREKVFNTIIGCFKRHGAENIDTPVFELKETLTGKYGEDSKLIYDLKDQGGELLSLRYDLTVPFARYLAMNKVTNIKRYHIAKVYRRDNPAMTRGRYREFYQCDFDIAGQYDPMIPDAECLKIVHEILSELELGDFRIKVNDRRILDGMFAVCGVPDDKFRTICSTVDKLDKMSWEDVRSEMVKEKGLSEEAADQIGQYVSLQGGMDLAERLLQDAKMSQSKQACAGLTDMKQLFSYLQLFQVTDKVVFDLSLARGLDYYTGVIYEAILTQTGPVPVAAAQNGEGEKAEEGVSVGSVAGGGRYDGLVGMFDPKGRKVPCVGVSIGIERVFSIMEQKAEASAEKVRTTETQVMVASAQKNLLEERLRLTAELWNAGIKAEVMYKKNPKLLSQLQHCEDSGIPLVAILGEQELKDGVVKLRTVHSREEIDVSRAKLVEEIKRRTSDV
- the LOC115129450 gene encoding histidine--tRNA ligase isoform X1 encodes the protein MINLGMASLRLYAGLVGCRSGFCARFLRTLSGMTVSQIDEEVAKLLELKVQLGGDEGRHQFTLKTAKGTRDYNPKQMAIREKVFNTIIGCFKRHGAENIDTPVFELKETLTGKYGEDSKLIYDLKDQGGELLSLRYDLTVPFARYLAMNKVTNIKRYHIAKVYRRDNPAMTRGRYREFYQCDFDIAGQYDPMIPDAECLKIVHEILSELELGDFRIKVNDRRILDGMFAVCGVPDDKFRTICSTVDKLDKMSWEDVRSEMVKEKGLSEEAADQIGQYVSLQGGMDLAERLLQDAKMSQSKQACAGLTDMKQLFSYLQLFQVTDKVVFDLSLARGLDYYTGVIYEAILTQTGPVPVAAAQNGEGEKAEEGVSVGSVAGGGRYDGLVGMFDPKGRKVPCVGVSIGIERVFSIMEQKAEASAEKVRTTETQVMVASAQKNLLEERLRLTAELWNAGIKAEVMYKKNPKLLSQLQHCEDSGIPLVAILGEQELKDGVVKLRTVHSREEIDVSRAKLVEEIKRRTSDV